A single region of the Raphanus sativus cultivar WK10039 chromosome 1, ASM80110v3, whole genome shotgun sequence genome encodes:
- the LOC108842947 gene encoding glycine-rich protein DOT1-like, with protein sequence MKMGLRRTSLVLYILFIFHLQQNFPSVSSRPSSFDAYYESLHLRATKPDVVGFEGKGQELTVVIKRGGGGLWRDGGGGSTGIGGGDGWRGGSGGSRIGGGRRLHGWLGSIIGDGGRLRDWIGSGIGGGGNGGGGGGGDGGGSGGGSGDGGGGGGGGGNGIGGGGGSPGGGGGNSDGGNGKGGSGGLSGDGGDGGNGGIAGRLPAGASIIGGGGALPGNGVSILGSGGGLSGSGGGGSGGDSSSGGGNSNSGNRIGGRGKSPDDGGGGDGGGGGGGGDGSDDGNNGIEGGGGSPGGNDGDGGNNGIGGGGGSPSDGSGGDNGTSDGGTGGSHRSSSSRNIRGRVCSVYWLSLLLLAGLLLV encoded by the coding sequence atgaaaatggGTTTAAGAAGAACATCGTTGGTTTTATACATTCTCTTTATCTTTCATCTCCAGCAAAATTTTCCTTCTGTTAGTTCAAGGCCTTCATCTTTCGATGCGTACTACGAGAGTCTTCATCTCAGAGCCACAAAACCAGATGTTGTTGGTTTTGAAGGGAAGGGTCAAGAATTAACTGTAGTTATAAAAAGAGGAGGCGGTGGACTATGGCGTGACGGCGGCGGTGGAAGCACCGGAATAGGAGGCGGTGACGGATGGCGTGGCGGCAGCGGTGGCAGCAGAATAGGAGGCGGTAGACGATTGCATGGCTGGCTTGGCTCCATAATAGGAGACGGTGGAAGATTGCGCGACTGGATTGGCTCCGGAATAGGAGGCGGTGGCAATGGCGGTGGAGGTGGCGGTGGCGACGGCGGTGGCAGTGGAGGTGGCAGTGGTGACGGCGGTGGCGGTGGCGGTGGAGGTGGCAACGGAATAGGAGGCGGTGGAGGATCGCCTGGTGGCGGTGGCGGCAACAGTGACGGTGGCAACGGAAAAGGAGGCAGTGGAGGATTGTCTGGCGATGGCGGTGACGGTGGCAACGGAGGAATCGCTGGAAGATTGCCTGCTGGCGCCAGTATAATAGGAGGCGGTGGAGCATTACCCGGCAACGGTGTCAGCATATTAGGCAGTGGTGGAGGATTGTCTGGCAGCGGTGGTGGCGGCAGCGGCGGTGACAGTAGCAGTGGTGGTGGTAACAGCAACAGTGGTAACAGAATAGGAGGCCGTGGAAAATCGCCCGAcgacggtggtggtggtgacggcggtggtggtggcggtggtggtgaCGGCAGTGACGACGGCAACAATGGAATAGAAGGCGGTGGAGGATCGCCTGGTGGCAATGACGGCGATGGCGGCAACAATGGAATAGGAGGCGGTGGAGGATCGCCTAGCGACGGCAGCGGCGGTGACAATGGAACTAGTGATGGTGGTACTGGTGGATCTCACCGTTCAAGCAGCAGCCGGAATATTCGAGGGAGAGTGTGTTCTGTCTATTGGTTGAGTTTATTGCTTTTAGCCGGTTTATTATTGGTTTAG